A stretch of the Gossypium hirsutum isolate 1008001.06 chromosome D07, Gossypium_hirsutum_v2.1, whole genome shotgun sequence genome encodes the following:
- the LOC107955038 gene encoding fruit protein pKIWI501, whose translation MATAEVASVQTALHEEKTEESVKDQEATTDEVVAEAPAAEPVAEEPKEAEPAAVVVEEPEASVEVETKEVVEEPKAVTEEPVVEEAPKETMPEPVAEEIKETTEQTVETKETTESSEAAAEAPKEEVKKEEEAKPAEVEEKVETEADPAEKTE comes from the exons ATGGCTACCGCTGAG GTTGCATCAGTTCAAACTGCACTTCATGAGGAGAAAACTGAAGAATCAGTGAAGGATCAAGAAGCTACAACAGATGAAGTAGTTGCCGAAGCTCCAGCAGCGGAACCAGTTGCCGAAGAGCCAAAGGAAGCGGAGCCTGCGGCGGTGGTAGTCGAGGAACCTGAAGCCTCAGTTGAAGTTGAAACCAAGGAGGTGGTAGAAGAACCAAAGGCTGTTACTGAGGAGCCAGTAGTAGAGGAGGCTCCTAAGGAAACAATGCCAGAACCAGTTGCCGAGGAGATCAAGGAAACCACTGAACAAACCGTTGAAACCAAAGAAACTACAGAGTCTAGTGAGGCAGCAGCAGAAGCACCCAAAGAGGAagttaagaaggaagaagaagcaaAACCAGCTGAAGTGGAGGAGAAAGTTGAAACAGAAGCTGATCCAGCAGAGAAGACTGAGTAA
- the LOC107955039 gene encoding uncharacterized mitochondrial protein AtMg00810-like, whose protein sequence is MQSSCDFSLFVRASTGSFIALLVYVDDIILAGNDLSEFARVKQFLDHAFQIKDLGVLRYFLGLEVARNSTGIHLCQRKYVLDILFDVGFSYCKPVQTPLVTKVSRDASPAFLSDGSSYRRLVGRLLYWTSTRPDISFAIQQLSQFLTCPTILHLQVAHRVLRYIKGTPDLGLFFPSATSPVLKVFSGSDRAGCPDTRRSVTGFYVFLGDSLIS, encoded by the coding sequence ATGCAATCTTCATGTGATTTTTCCTTATTTGTGCGTGCTTCTACTGGTTCTTTTATAGCATTGCttgtctatgttgacgatattaTCCTTGCCGGCAATGATCTATCTGAATTTGCTCGTGTCAAGCAGTTTTTGGATCATGCTTTTCAAATCAAGGATCTCGGTGTTTTGAGATATTTTTTAGGGTTGGAGGTCGCGCGAAATTCTACTGGTATCCACCTTTGTCAGCGAAAGTATGTTTTGGATATTCTTTTCGATGTTGGTTTTTCATATTGCAAACCTGTCCAAACGCCACTAGTCACCAAAGTTTCTCGTGATGCTTCTCCTGCTTTCTTATCGGATGGTTCTAGCTATCGTCGACTTGTTGGTCGTCTTCTCTATTGGACATCGACTCGGCCAGACATTTCTTTTGCTATACAGCAACTGAGTCAATTTCTTACCTGTCCGACAATTTTGCATTTGCAGGTTGCTCATCGCGTGCTTCGCTATATCAAGGGCACTCCCGACCTTGGTCTTTTCTTTCCTTCTGCTACTTCTCCCGTGTTAAAAGTTTTCAGTGGTTCTGATAGGGCTGGTTGTCCGGATACTCGGCGATCCGTTACGGGGTTTTATGTTTTTCTTGGTGATTCCCTTATCAGTTAG